From Virgibacillus ihumii, the proteins below share one genomic window:
- a CDS encoding ATP-binding protein, whose amino-acid sequence MFWRSVVGKLAITILLLVSFVLFILTILLLEFFENFHVQQAENEMMQTANKVSLMIEQYDDRELAYRTTELIKDPASHIAVVYGNGDFWTSHSIDNLHELGEQWFRSEDSLNAVFTKGENLKEQMRLPGGNDRAMMVGTPIQNNGAVFVYQSLDVVNKTKSDTTKIILLAAGIAIVLTTIFAFFLSTRITSPLIKMREAAFDLTRGEFNTKVPILTHDEIGELAIAFNRMGRQLKFHINALRQEKEQLSSIVSSMADGVITLNRNGDMLVTNSPADQLIESLYYENNLRLNDEHNKLPDPLNGILEDVIQEEKEAINEINIQGRTWVMIMTPLYDQSYVRGAVAVIRDMTEDRRLDKLRKDFIANVSHELRTPISMLQGYSEAIVDDVAESREEKRELAQIIYEESLRMGRLVNELLDLARMEAGQISLNVEHVELDPYVERIIKKFSGLANDSKVDLQLIKKLSAQSIYIDPDRIEQVLTNLIDNAIRHTGEEGKVIVTVESNDSEFSVSVADNGSGIPKEDIPFVFERFYKADKSRVRNGKKKGTGLGLSIAKNIVDAHNGTITVNSIVNEGTTFVLKLPLND is encoded by the coding sequence ATGTTTTGGCGGAGTGTTGTAGGGAAACTGGCAATAACCATTTTATTGCTGGTTTCTTTTGTATTATTTATTTTAACTATATTACTGTTGGAGTTCTTTGAAAATTTTCATGTTCAACAGGCTGAAAATGAAATGATGCAAACAGCTAATAAAGTTTCGTTGATGATTGAGCAGTATGACGATAGAGAGCTTGCCTATCGAACCACTGAACTTATTAAAGATCCGGCAAGTCATATTGCGGTCGTATACGGAAATGGCGATTTTTGGACATCCCACAGTATTGATAACCTGCATGAACTTGGTGAACAGTGGTTTCGTTCAGAGGATTCGTTAAACGCAGTTTTCACTAAAGGGGAAAATTTGAAGGAACAAATGCGGTTGCCCGGCGGTAATGATCGGGCTATGATGGTCGGAACTCCCATTCAGAACAATGGCGCTGTTTTTGTTTACCAGTCATTGGATGTTGTTAATAAGACAAAATCCGATACAACGAAAATCATATTGCTTGCGGCAGGTATTGCGATTGTATTGACAACGATTTTCGCTTTTTTCCTGTCAACGAGAATTACATCACCACTGATTAAAATGCGTGAAGCAGCTTTTGATTTAACGAGAGGCGAGTTTAATACGAAAGTTCCGATTTTGACACATGATGAAATAGGTGAATTGGCGATAGCCTTTAATCGGATGGGAAGGCAGTTGAAATTCCATATTAATGCACTAAGGCAGGAGAAAGAACAGCTCTCCAGCATTGTCAGCTCAATGGCGGATGGCGTTATTACGCTGAACCGAAATGGTGATATGCTGGTCACAAATTCTCCCGCAGACCAATTAATTGAAAGTCTTTATTATGAAAATAACTTGCGGTTAAATGATGAACATAACAAACTTCCTGATCCGCTGAATGGAATACTGGAAGATGTTATTCAGGAGGAAAAAGAAGCAATTAATGAGATAAACATCCAAGGGAGAACATGGGTCATGATTATGACTCCTTTATATGACCAATCATATGTACGAGGGGCTGTCGCTGTTATCCGGGATATGACAGAAGATCGCAGGCTCGATAAGCTGCGTAAAGACTTTATTGCCAACGTATCGCATGAATTGCGGACTCCGATTTCCATGTTGCAGGGATATAGTGAAGCAATTGTTGATGATGTGGCAGAAAGCAGGGAAGAAAAAAGAGAACTTGCCCAGATTATTTATGAAGAGTCCCTGAGGATGGGTCGTTTAGTTAATGAATTACTGGATCTTGCCCGAATGGAAGCTGGACAAATAAGCCTTAACGTGGAACACGTTGAACTGGATCCATATGTGGAGCGGATTATCAAAAAATTTTCCGGACTGGCAAACGACAGCAAGGTTGATCTGCAGCTAATTAAAAAGCTATCCGCTCAATCCATTTATATCGATCCCGACCGGATTGAACAGGTGCTTACTAATCTGATTGATAATGCAATTAGACATACTGGAGAAGAAGGAAAGGTGATTGTGACAGTGGAAAGCAATGACAGTGAGTTTTCGGTATCTGTTGCAGATAATGGGAGTGGTATTCCTAAAGAAGATATTCCTTTCGTATTTGAACGATTTTATAAGGCGGATAAATCACGCGTCAGGAATGGAAAGAAAAAAGGAACCGGGCTTGGATTGTCCATTGCCAAAAACATTGTTGATGCGCATAACGGGACGATTACGGTTAACAGTATCGTTAATGAAGGTACCACATTTGTATTGAAACTGCCACTGAATGACTAA